The following are from one region of the Syngnathus acus chromosome 10, fSynAcu1.2, whole genome shotgun sequence genome:
- the ccdc88b gene encoding coiled-coil domain containing 88A isoform X1 codes for MDSSVMEIIEEFTESALVHWVHLFEKMVEMENGVSLDRQYIEVNSDSHNSRDCYLRLTNGIFLNEVMRIIDPNPRVERLYDSDMDDYMQRIQNFSILNRHLRAFYQEDLQQLILMPLPNVAILGQDPFTEAAVEELRRLLLLLLGCAVQCEHKEMFIQQIQSLDIQAQATLAVCIQQVTQDPRSVLPLQWEELLEVEGADLKLVFSSMAKQIQSMLAQRDTYLERIAELCREREAHADSPSAPLGGHNDDPPQGLALQLADSKAKVRRLKQQLDDKGDQLLDYKQEIHMMEEQLKKLQQKNRSLQSESRGLRVLRDELDCARERAARSEQHQNELQSCKHRLHSLEVTRTQLKEQQQMCAALQEAKILLEEQLADVRARCSTLRELEKDNLLLRQRIIDIEVERDTERQRVDELLELNMSLEADLRQCGGSSNAGIPAAHHRFLQSEDSDEELCELIDQKPLSVEVGEASTLMLLGAEQENARLRRCLEELQAQQEFHNLKNENATLKLRLEELMASLQRTEGKQEDVGAKQLDRKDRENSERGVQGSESCRGECEGMVRLTEEKERRRELMVTQREAGVGEEILHVKGEKTEPRDAAIQPKRRGEAEGDHIDIQKQNESNNETATLDIQNNGSQQEPKAIEQATCGLPGADAALTRCLHKAQEEADRQAVVAQDLRSKLGDQSRKTWEAEQRLTLLEAELQYLRKAAENLGEARRQIEVLQCDAGVMEEELCRLRSQAELHSMQTTVIASLEGERAALERDRDTLRGTVDALRAVQRKSEQLALTTQALKAEVERQGRALETSRHREEELEAEVRDAGLEAQNASRARDQALLDVSRLEQEKDTCQSELDGLRKEARQRERDAVRLRQQLQSTNVALEHSNQRVRTLDADRRTVCRELSESKELCTRLQKLEQELVTRLSSLEESKQQLEEQYADAQAKNQSLLQDLSNEQIRSQNLTSEVQHLSQKLQTNETQLNAAKESLNQSRDRTEPLAHLLSEREPQLQMGNEDEAHVCPTDRREAWTSDRDKGHDLSVSPHEATGERERQLTRRLLELEKERAVALAGQEALLSRLSQSQETCEHLREQLEALRRHSLSLQDSCTRLQTLNTQLQVEQATVNSQHAASLARHSESEARCAALEAESKVWAREREESTARAETLKRDHERLTVLQQRQETELEELLDKHSRLRSSSRSLEAQHRELEASYKELLGTKSQLEEREREMKMEREKMEAEAQSRLEQERELERLKEDSERLQAQHKELVASQAELLAQGSLLRGELSASLLERTRLEGELSTLREANQSLDLSNARLTSQFQLLTQLKGNMEEENRHLAEQNRSLLSENRALLEQSLERRDQHYTQQKEYQEKLSELRREKQKLVEKIMDQYRVLEPNVQPPPWKAKKSNWIADRMKKLIKPRGGAREGRSHITAAGSVENLADRAQFTSDTPQRDPCSAPGSPCPSRISSPTNLVPRSGSGGRRKLGSRHGWGLTRGGAGVSQSFSPGDQKTPPRLRLLSGQNTSAVVWERESVETSALQQAAEAKVSNQESPEEETNGVFSILQVNVPAMTHENDSRTDSTPFISI; via the exons GTTCATCTCTTTGAGAAGATGGTGGAGATGGAGAACGGTGTCTCACTCGACAGGCAGTACATCGAAGTGAACTCCGATTCCCATAATTCCCGGGACTGCTACCTCAGACTGACCAATGGGATTTTCCTCAATGAGGTCATGAGGATCAT AGACCCCAACCCGAGAGTGGAGAGGTTGTACGACAGCGACATGGACGACTACATGCAGAGAATACAGAATTTCTCCATCTTAAATCGACACCTCCGAGCCTTCTACCAG GAGGACCTGCAGCAGTTGATACTGATGCCACTCCCAAACGTTGCCATTTTGGGCCAGGACCCCTTCACAG AGGCAGCTGTGGAGGAACTTAGACgcttgctgctgctcctgctcgGCTGCGCTGTGCAG TGTGAACATAAAGAGATGTTCATTCAGCAGATCCAGTCTCTGGATATCCAGGCGCAGGCTACGCTCGCCGTCTGCATTCAACAG GTGACTCAAGACCCGCGCTCGGTGCTGCCGCTCCAGTGGGAAGAGTTGCTTGAGGTGGAAGGTGCAGATCTAAAACTGGTGTTTAGCTCCATGGCCAAACAGATACAGAGTATGCTTGCCCAGAGAGACACATACCTGGAG CGCATCGCAGAGTTGTGTCGTGAGCGGGAGGCCCACGCTGACTCACCCTCGGCGCCCCTGGGTGGTCACAATGACGATCCTCCCCAAGGTCTGGCACTGCAGCTGGCAGACAGCAAGGCCAAAGTCCGCCGCCTGAAACAACaact GGATGATAAAGGTGATCAGTTATTAGACTACAAGCAGGAGATTCACATGATGGAGGAGCAACTAAAAAAGCTTCAGCAAAAG AACCGCTCCCTGCAGAGCGAGTCTAGGGGCCTACGTGTTTtgcgggatgagctggattgCGCCCGTGAGAGAGCGGCGCGGTCTGAGCAACATCAGAATGAGCTCCAGAGCTGTAAACATAGACTGCACAGCTTGGAGGTGACACGCACTCAGCTcaag gagcagcagcagatgtGTGCGGCCCTGCAGGAAGCCAAAATTCTTTTGGAGGAACAGCTGGCTGACGTGAGGGCCCGATGCTCCACACTGAGGGAGCTGGAGAAGGACAACCTGCTGCTGCGTCAGCGGATTATAGACATAGAAGTG GAGCGTGACACAGAAAGGCAGCGTGTTGATGAGCTACTGGAGCTGAACATGAGCCTCGAGGCGGACCTGCGGCAGTGCGGCGGCAGCAGTAACGCTGGCATTCCTGCCGCTCACCATCGTTTCCTCCAATCAGAGGATTCTGACGAGGAGCTGTGTGAGCTGATTG ACCAGAAGCCTCTGAGTGTGGAAGTTGGCGAGGCCTCGACACTGATGCTGCTGGGAGCAGAGCAGGAGAACGCCAGGCTGAGGAGATGTCTGGAGGAGCTACAGGCCCAGCAGGAG TTTCATAATCTGAAGAATGAAAATGCTACTTTGAAGCTGCGACTGGAGGAGCTAATGGCCAGCCTGCAGCGCACAGAAGGCAAGCAGGAAGACGTAGGAGCGAAGCAGTTGGACAGAAAGGACAGGGAGAACAGCGAGAGGGGCGTCCAGGGATCTGAATCCTGCAGGGGAGAGTGTGAAGGCATGGTGAGGTTGACAGAGGAGAAGGAGCGCAGACGGGAACTCATGGTGACGCAAAGGGAAGCAGGAGTCGGGGAAGAGATTCTCCATGTTAAAGGAGAGAAAACAGAACCGCGTGATGCGGCGATCCAACCcaaaagaagaggagaagcAGAAGGCGACCATATCGAcattcaaaagcaaaatgagTCGAACAATGAAACGGCCACATTAGACATCCAAAATAACGGAAGTCAACAAGAACCCAAGGCTATAGAACAGGCTACCTGTGGCCTTCCTGGTGCTGATGCTGCTTTGACAAGGTGTCTCCACAAGGCCCAGGAAGAGGCTGACAGGCAGGCTGTGGTGGCCCAGGACCTGCGCTCCAAGCTAGGGGATCAGAGCAGGAAGACGTGGGAGGCAGAGCAGAGGCTGACGCTCCTGGAGGCCGAGTTGCAATACCTGAGGAAAGCTGCGGAGAATCTCGGGGAGGCTCGAAGGCAGATCGAG GTTCTACAGTGTGATGCCGGGGTCATGGAGGAAGAGCTGTGCCGCCTGCGGAGTCAAGCCGAGCTTCACAGCATGCAAACGACAGTCATCGCCAGCCTGGAGGGGGAACGGGCAGCATTGGAGAGAGACAGGGACACGCTGCGTGGCACCGTGGATGCCCTCCGCGCTGTTCAGCGCAAG AGCGAACAGTTAGCGTTGACCACTCAGGCACTCAAGGCTGAGGTGGAACGTCAGGGTCGTGCTTTGGAGACTTCTCGCCACCGAGAAGAAGAGCTGGAGGCGGAGGTACGTGATGCCGGACTGGAGGCTCAAAACGCATCGCGGGCCCGGGACCAGGCGCTGCTGGACGTGTCACGCCTGGAGCAAGAGAAAGACACGTGCCAGTCAGAGCTGGATGGCCTGCGGAAAGAAGCGAGGCAGCGGGAAAGGGATGCGGTGAGACTCAGACAGCAGCTGCAGAGCACTAATGTGGCGCTGGAGCACAGCAACCAGAGAGTGAGAACCTTGGACGCTGATCGCAG GACCGTGTGTCGGGAGCTGTCTGAGTCGAAGGAGCTCTGCACTCGCCTCCAGAAGCTGGAGCAAGAGCTCGTCACTCGGTTAAGCAGCCTGGAGGAGAGTAAACAGCAGTTGGAGGAGCAGTACGCAGACGCACAAGCCAAGAATCAGTCATTGTTgcag gaTCTGTCCAATGAGCAGATTCGTTCTCAGAATCTTACTTCTGAAGTCCAGCACCTCAGCCAGAAGCTCCAAACAAACGAAACTCAACTAAACGCCGCAAAGGAATCTCTCAACCAATCACGGGACAGAACAGAGCCACTCGCTCACCTTCTGAGTGAACGTGAGCCTCAGCTCCAGATGGGAAATGAGGATGAAGCGCACGTTTGTCCGACTGACCGGCGGGAGGCGTGGACCTCGGATCGAGACAAAGGTCACGACCTTTCTGTGTCACCCCATGAAGCCAcaggagagcgagagaggcaGCTCACTCGCAGGTTGCTGGAGCTGGAAAAAGAG AGAGCCGTGGCGCTTGCAGGACAGGAGGCTTTGTTGTCGCGTCTGTCTCAGTCCCAGGAGACGTGCGAGCACCTGAGGGAGCAGCTGGAGGCGCTACGACGACACTCACTCAGCCTGCAGGACTCGTGTACTCGACTGCAGACGCTCAACACTCAGCTACAG GTGGAACAAGCAACTGTAAACTCCCAGCATGCAGCGTCACTGGCGCGCCACAGCGAGAGCGAGGCCCGGTGTGCAGCTCTGGAGGCGGAGTCTAAGGTGTGGGCACGGGAGCGAGAGGAGTCAACTGCCAGGGCGGAGACCCTCAAGCGGGACCATGAGCGACTGACGGTGCTGCAACAGCGTCAGGAGACAGAGCTGGAAGAGCTTCTAGACAAACACTCGCGCCTACGGAGCAGCAGCCGCAGTCTGGAGGCGCAACACAGGGAGCTGGAGGCCAG CTACAAAGAGTTGCTGGGTACTAAAAGCCAGCtggaggagagagagcgagagatgaAAATGGAGCGAGAGAAGATGGAAGCAGAAGCCCAGAGTCGACTGGAACAAGAACGAGAGTTGGAGAGGCTGAAAGAGGACAGCGAGAG GCTCCAGGCCCAGCATAAAGAATTGGTTGCGTCCCAAGCAGAGCTGCTGGCTCAGGGCTCCTTGTTGAGAGGGGAGCTGAGTGCCTCCCTGCTAGAGAGGACTCGCCTGGAGGGGGAGCTCAGCACCTTGAGGGAGGCCAACCAAAGTCTGGACCTCAGCAATGCCCGCCTCACCAGCCAATTTCAG cTACTGACCCAGCTGAAGGGCAACATGGAAGAGGAAAACCGCCATTTAGCCGAGCAGAACCGCAGTCTGCTGAGCGAGAACCGGGCCTTACTGGAGCAAAGCCTGGAACGCCGTGACCAGCACTATACGCAGCAGAAAGAATATCA GGAGAAGCTGAGCGAACTCCGTCGGGAGAAGCAGAAGCTGGTGGAGAAGATTATGGACCAATACAGAGTCCTGGAGCCCAACGTGCAACCTCCGCCTTGGAAGGCCAA GAAATCTAACTGGATTGCAGACCGCATgaaaaagctcatcaaaccCCGTGGCGGAGCGCGGGAGGGGCGCAGCCACATCACGGCCGCCGGCAGCGTGGAGAACCTGGCCGACAGAGCCCAATTCACATCCGACACGCCTCAGCGTG ATCCTTGCAGTGCGCCGGGTTCTCCATGTCCCTCGAGAATTTCTTCTCCCACTAATCTGGTCCCACGCTCCGGCTCCGGGGGTCGTCGTAAACTGGGATCCCGTCACGGTTGGGGTTTGACCAGAGGTGGCGCCGGAGTTTCTCAATCCTTCAGTCCAGGCGACCAAAAGACCCCGCCTCGCCTCCGCCTGCTTTCCGGTCAGAACACCTCCGCGGTCGTctgggagagagagagcgtcGAAACAAGCGCACTCCAGCAGGCAGCGGAGGCCAAAGTGAGCAATCAGGAGAGCCCTGAGGAGGAGACAAATGGAG TCTTTTCCATTTTACAGGTCAACGTTCCAGCAATGACACATGAAAATGATTCACGGACTGACTCAACTCCCTTTATTTCTATTTAA